From a single bacterium genomic region:
- a CDS encoding SpoIIE family protein phosphatase translates to MEKFKELLFKLYSDRRRAEILLPFAIGLIALYFFYQWVVKDRILFIGGFLMAVFFLTAIFTLNFSKASRIAKRVTAYIITGLAFTFLLTGFFFYAFNQSVIRQFDLKNNLRVLESYNKTIDQYFAERLQWANVLRDRLLVSEPPGYNTLINEFYYNHPTDFISIYLLNSEGFSRFGVPVNYDYLERSDFKTVTITQYTEPSVNVSLGQNVETQLVSVKLIVPFTSPDSTLWYILMNLKLEDLTKRVKEITSNTRFYIVRKNEVLYSNIADNSSRDFRDFTETGYTETDDRTFITRHNLQSIPWQTVSVQTLDQAFPGLLIADGELTKVVILCGVLGLLSGLLLSLYLTKSILLPVSKLSMDAGIISRGEIDHPIGSASETDEINDLAASVRTMVNTLKEKMSELNTANERLVYTQSELDQQLQAAHKIQLGLTPHDALLTSGFDIYGRLILAHQVGGDYFDYFEIDEHHAGILLIDAAGKGISASFYAALVKGVTEIQLKSLSFHEQNLSKYFHIIEDLLFHVRDQRTRTVAMQFAVLDTQNGHIRIINAGLENPVLVRDGNPSILNISGRAMGMPRWLGDFQEVEFDLQPNDTLLFHSDGLENLESAITPLLQEDFFIRSSQQLLSEMQTHFIDGQRLSDDIAVVLLRHYPIQKHYVKIESAPDAEKALIDDIGKRMERSGFSETKINDFKIAVREAVVNAVKHGNQYNSSRSVDIGIFYTEKFIEVKIHDYGKGFEWSKIEKPEMHKKLNGEQKAGGWGLHVMQKLVYDWSVHRSDTGNTLCLRMIEN, encoded by the coding sequence ATGGAAAAATTCAAGGAACTGCTTTTCAAATTATATTCCGACCGACGACGGGCCGAAATCCTTTTGCCTTTTGCTATCGGTTTAATTGCTCTTTATTTTTTTTATCAATGGGTCGTCAAAGACCGTATTCTTTTTATCGGCGGTTTTTTGATGGCAGTATTTTTTCTTACCGCTATATTTACACTTAATTTTTCCAAAGCTTCCCGCATCGCTAAGCGTGTCACGGCCTACATTATTACCGGACTTGCGTTTACATTTCTTCTCACCGGCTTCTTTTTTTACGCTTTTAATCAATCGGTTATCAGACAATTCGACCTGAAAAATAATCTTCGGGTTCTCGAATCGTACAATAAAACCATCGATCAATATTTTGCCGAGCGACTGCAATGGGCCAATGTTCTGCGTGATCGCCTTTTAGTGAGCGAGCCGCCAGGATACAATACACTGATTAATGAATTTTATTATAATCATCCGACGGATTTTATTTCAATCTACCTACTCAACTCTGAAGGTTTTAGCCGTTTTGGCGTTCCTGTCAACTACGATTACCTCGAACGTTCGGATTTTAAAACCGTCACAATAACTCAATATACTGAGCCTTCCGTCAATGTATCGTTGGGACAAAACGTTGAAACTCAATTAGTTTCAGTTAAATTGATCGTTCCATTTACTTCCCCGGATAGTACGCTATGGTATATTTTGATGAATTTAAAATTGGAAGATCTTACTAAGCGCGTTAAAGAAATCACATCGAACACACGTTTTTATATTGTTAGAAAAAACGAAGTTCTTTATTCCAATATTGCCGATAATAGCAGTCGGGATTTTCGCGACTTTACTGAAACCGGTTATACAGAAACTGACGATAGGACATTCATTACAAGGCACAATCTTCAATCCATTCCATGGCAAACGGTCAGTGTTCAAACGCTTGATCAGGCATTTCCCGGCCTTTTGATTGCCGATGGGGAATTAACCAAAGTAGTCATTTTGTGCGGAGTACTCGGTCTTTTGAGCGGATTATTATTATCACTTTATTTGACTAAAAGCATCTTGCTCCCCGTTTCAAAATTGAGCATGGATGCCGGCATTATCTCTCGCGGAGAAATCGACCATCCGATCGGAAGCGCTTCCGAAACAGATGAAATTAATGACTTAGCCGCTTCGGTTCGCACGATGGTTAATACGCTAAAAGAAAAAATGAGTGAATTGAACACGGCCAATGAGCGATTAGTTTATACGCAATCGGAGCTGGATCAGCAACTGCAAGCAGCGCATAAAATTCAATTAGGGCTTACGCCTCATGATGCTTTGTTGACATCAGGGTTTGATATCTACGGACGATTGATACTGGCTCACCAAGTTGGAGGCGATTATTTCGATTATTTCGAGATTGATGAACACCACGCCGGCATTTTGTTGATCGACGCTGCCGGAAAAGGCATTAGCGCATCGTTTTACGCCGCTCTTGTCAAAGGTGTGACCGAGATTCAGTTGAAGTCGTTGTCATTTCACGAACAGAATCTGAGTAAATATTTTCACATCATTGAAGACTTGTTGTTTCATGTTCGGGATCAACGCACGCGAACCGTTGCAATGCAGTTTGCCGTTCTCGACACTCAAAACGGTCACATTCGCATTATCAATGCCGGATTAGAAAATCCTGTTCTTGTGCGGGACGGAAATCCCAGTATACTTAATATTTCCGGCCGGGCAATGGGCATGCCACGCTGGCTCGGCGATTTCCAGGAAGTAGAATTTGATCTGCAGCCGAACGACACATTATTATTTCATTCCGATGGCCTGGAGAATCTGGAATCGGCGATCACTCCCTTATTACAGGAAGATTTTTTTATCCGTTCTTCACAGCAATTGTTATCAGAAATGCAAACGCATTTTATTGACGGACAACGGCTTTCAGATGATATCGCTGTCGTATTGTTACGCCATTATCCTATCCAAAAACATTATGTAAAAATCGAAAGCGCTCCTGACGCGGAAAAAGCCTTGATCGATGATATTGGCAAACGCATGGAAAGATCGGGATTTTCTGAAACAAAAATTAATGACTTTAAAATTGCTGTTCGTGAAGCAGTAGTAAATGCCGTAAAACACGGTAATCAGTATAATTCATCACGGTCGGTTGACATCGGTATTTTTTATACGGAAAAATTTATCGAAGTCAAAATTCACGATTATGGCAAAGGTTTCGAGTGGTCAAAAATTGAAAAACCGGAAATGCATAAAAAATTAAACGGAGAGCAGAAAGCGGGTGGATGGGGATTGCATGTAATGCAGAAGCTGGTTTACGATTGGTCCGTCCATCGCAGCGACACCGGAAATACGTTATGTTTACGGATGATAGAAAATTAA
- a CDS encoding thiol oxidoreductase — protein MKFKFELASCVLLVFIFGCETNDSDADGSPDLAGGATTVFVSGSNAYSTPSPNLSGIGIEQHADGDAAFEQIFVTAPAGVNGGLGPVFNNTSCINCHVRDGRGLPFVEGSTGSLLFRLSIPGSDEHGGPVGIDGFGGQLQVRSVEGFIAEGNVTVNYTEIDSLYPDGNPYSLLQPAYTVTQTYTNLPSNFLLSPRFARSVFGLGLLEAISESDILDLADENDTDQDGISGRPNYVWDIVNQKNSLGRFGWKANQPNLLQQNATAYQQDMGITSYVHPLENSFGQTNNDTLPDDPEIDSLTIAAVTFYTQTLGVPAPRNQNDQSVREGKKLFEQALCQNCHVAPFRTNNLNGVPEVSNQVIYPYTDMLLHDMGEGLADNRSDFLANGREWRTPPLWGIGLSEVVNGHTYFLHDGRARNIEEAILWHGGEAQESVSIFKHLTKEQRSALLQFINSL, from the coding sequence ATGAAATTCAAATTTGAACTCGCTTCCTGCGTGCTGTTGGTTTTTATTTTTGGCTGCGAAACCAATGATTCAGATGCGGACGGTTCACCGGATTTAGCGGGCGGTGCTACCACCGTTTTCGTAAGCGGCAGCAATGCGTATTCAACCCCGTCTCCCAATCTTTCCGGGATCGGGATTGAACAGCACGCGGACGGTGATGCGGCATTCGAACAAATTTTTGTCACAGCGCCTGCAGGCGTAAATGGCGGACTTGGACCTGTCTTTAACAATACTTCTTGTATCAATTGTCATGTGCGCGACGGTCGCGGCCTTCCGTTTGTAGAAGGAAGTACCGGTTCATTATTATTTCGATTGAGTATACCCGGCTCAGACGAACACGGGGGACCAGTAGGGATTGATGGTTTCGGAGGCCAATTGCAGGTTCGTTCTGTCGAAGGCTTTATCGCAGAAGGAAATGTAACGGTGAATTATACAGAAATTGACAGTCTTTATCCGGATGGAAATCCTTATTCACTATTGCAACCGGCCTATACCGTCACACAAACCTATACTAATTTGCCATCAAATTTTCTGTTATCGCCACGATTTGCGCGATCCGTTTTTGGCCTGGGTTTATTAGAAGCTATATCCGAATCGGATATTCTTGATTTGGCGGATGAGAACGATACCGATCAGGACGGGATTTCAGGACGGCCGAATTATGTGTGGGATATCGTAAACCAAAAAAATTCTTTAGGCCGTTTCGGATGGAAAGCCAATCAGCCAAATCTATTACAGCAAAATGCTACGGCGTATCAACAAGATATGGGTATTACTTCATACGTTCATCCGCTTGAGAATTCTTTTGGCCAAACAAACAATGATACGCTTCCCGATGATCCTGAAATCGATTCTTTGACAATTGCCGCCGTGACCTTTTACACGCAAACTTTAGGCGTGCCGGCTCCACGCAATCAAAATGATCAATCCGTTCGTGAGGGAAAGAAATTATTCGAACAAGCGCTTTGCCAAAACTGTCATGTTGCTCCGTTTAGAACAAATAATCTGAATGGCGTGCCGGAAGTTTCAAACCAAGTTATTTATCCCTATACCGATATGTTATTACATGATATGGGAGAAGGTTTAGCCGATAATCGAAGTGACTTTTTGGCCAACGGGCGTGAATGGCGCACACCGCCACTGTGGGGAATCGGATTAAGCGAGGTTGTGAATGGACACACTTACTTTCTACATGATGGCCGTGCGCGTAATATTGAAGAAGCAATACTATGGCACGGTGGTGAAGCGCAGGAATCAGTTTCGATTTTTAAACATTTGACGAAAGAACAACGCTCGGCGTTGCTGCAATTCATCAACTCATTATAA
- a CDS encoding autotransporter outer membrane beta-barrel domain-containing protein, whose translation MYRWLLLCITPLVLHASETDSTFNIKKFHLRGYGTMNYFAFDWQTDPQKRNVIDLERLTLYPSYKLNERMKIESEIEIEHGGTGVTMEFDKFEEFGEFETEIEKGGEVKLEQMNFVYQYRPYLNFRIGRFKLPIGLNSQLDEPSEYFTTTRNETESSIIPTNWYENGIQIFGSLAQNWKYTFSLVNGLDATGFSSSSWIVRGQQLRFENVNAEDMAINGRLDYAWGTENLIGVSAYYGNSTHNRPKPDITVDGHVSIIESHVALEYEPVIFRSMVILGHLENADKISEANRNLSNNLNVKRSPIGSQALGYYIEAGLELFDFLHYVGGEHPTDSELILFGRYEFYDTMYKTSGNIFNNPRWERKVYTAGLNYQPLKKYIVFKTQYSMRKLGISQNENTFSLGMGFEF comes from the coding sequence ATGTACCGCTGGCTATTGTTGTGTATCACACCTTTGGTTTTACATGCCTCTGAAACCGATTCAACTTTTAACATTAAAAAATTTCATCTGCGCGGCTATGGCACGATGAATTATTTTGCTTTTGACTGGCAAACCGATCCGCAGAAGCGAAATGTCATTGATCTCGAGCGTTTGACTTTATATCCGTCCTATAAATTAAATGAACGCATGAAAATTGAATCCGAAATCGAAATCGAACACGGCGGAACAGGTGTTACAATGGAGTTTGATAAATTTGAAGAATTCGGTGAATTTGAAACTGAAATTGAAAAAGGCGGCGAAGTTAAATTAGAGCAAATGAATTTTGTTTATCAGTACAGACCGTATTTGAATTTCCGTATTGGACGATTTAAGCTTCCGATAGGACTTAATTCACAACTTGACGAACCGTCCGAATATTTTACGACTACCCGCAATGAAACCGAATCGTCGATCATCCCGACGAATTGGTATGAAAACGGGATCCAGATTTTCGGCAGCCTGGCACAAAATTGGAAATATACTTTCTCGCTGGTCAATGGCCTTGATGCAACCGGGTTCAGCTCGTCTTCATGGATTGTTCGCGGACAACAACTGCGTTTTGAAAATGTAAATGCCGAGGATATGGCCATCAATGGACGATTGGACTATGCCTGGGGCACAGAAAATCTTATCGGCGTTTCTGCGTATTACGGAAATTCCACTCATAATCGCCCTAAACCGGATATTACGGTCGACGGGCATGTGAGTATAATCGAATCCCATGTTGCGCTTGAATATGAGCCGGTTATTTTTCGATCCATGGTCATTCTGGGCCATTTGGAAAATGCCGATAAAATTTCAGAAGCCAATCGCAATTTATCCAACAATCTCAATGTCAAACGCTCACCTATCGGAAGCCAAGCATTAGGCTATTACATCGAAGCAGGATTGGAGCTATTTGATTTTCTGCATTATGTAGGAGGCGAACATCCGACTGACAGCGAATTGATTTTATTTGGACGCTATGAGTTTTATGACACAATGTATAAAACTTCCGGCAATATTTTTAATAATCCGCGCTGGGAGCGGAAAGTATACACGGCGGGATTGAATTATCAACCGTTGAAAAAATATATCGTTTTCAAAACACAATATTCAATGCGCAAATTGGGAATCTCTCAAAATGAGAATACTTTTTCATTAGGAATGGGATTTGAATTTTAG
- a CDS encoding antibiotic biosynthesis monooxygenase encodes MSHNFVAINYISCQKNYKQKFEELFKSRAHAIDRMPGFVDMQVLKPSKDGDDYLIVSFWENENAFKQWTSSPEFIEGHRRGFDDIKQAIQRGDTPPMQSSFKTYEVLTR; translated from the coding sequence ATGAGCCATAATTTTGTTGCGATTAACTACATTTCATGCCAAAAAAATTATAAACAAAAATTCGAAGAGCTTTTTAAGTCACGGGCGCATGCTATTGATCGTATGCCTGGATTCGTTGATATGCAAGTTCTGAAGCCGAGCAAAGATGGAGATGATTACCTAATCGTGAGTTTTTGGGAAAACGAAAATGCTTTTAAGCAATGGACTTCTTCTCCGGAATTTATCGAAGGTCATCGGCGCGGATTCGACGATATCAAACAAGCGATTCAGCGCGGGGATACTCCTCCGATGCAATCCAGCTTTAAAACCTATGAAGTTTTAACGCGATGA
- the carB gene encoding carbamoyl-phosphate synthase large subunit, translating into MTKILRSFHAISLRIFENHLLQRAFICSLQPAVKSLFISLSIHKGVIGVSTFSLDVLKKKISPELLLQAKQLGYSDKQLAFIWKTDELIIRELRKSHGVRPVYKTVDTCAAEFESETPYFYSTYEIETENIDSGKRKIIILGGGPNRIGQGIEFDYCCVHGVYALQEEGFEVIMINCNPETVSTDYDTSDRLFFEPLTFEDVMNIIEAEKPEGVIVQFGGQTPLKLAIPLMKADVKILGTSPENIDAAEDRKKFGALLERLKIQCPAYGTVSSFAEARDIATRIGYPVLVRPSYVLGGRAMEIVYDEEALERYMVHAINVSPEHPILVDKFLVDAVEFDVDALCDGKDVFIGGVMQHIEEAGIHSGDSSCVLPPYSASQDVVDKLRQFTRQLAKELNVIGLINIQYAVQNGDVYVLEVNPRASRTVPFVSKAIGVPLAKMAAKIMVGKTLKELGLSKEIVPAYTSVKDPVFPFSKFPGIRMYLGPEMRSTGEVMGIADTFPKALAKAHLAAGMQMPTSGGVFITVNDRDKSKIVPIAKDLQNLGFVIYATDGTSKILNDNGIDTKHVFKLQEGRPHVIDRIKNKEIQIVINTPTGKAAKLDERYIGEAAMLYKIPMITTIPGAIGLVKGIRAIAEEKLSVTSIQEYHTNLS; encoded by the coding sequence ATGACAAAAATTTTACGAAGTTTTCACGCTATTTCTTTGAGAATTTTTGAAAATCACTTGCTACAAAGAGCGTTTATTTGTAGTTTACAACCCGCCGTAAAGAGTTTATTTATAAGTCTTTCAATTCATAAAGGAGTTATTGGAGTGTCCACATTCAGTCTCGATGTATTGAAGAAAAAAATTTCTCCTGAACTTTTACTCCAAGCCAAACAACTCGGTTATTCTGACAAACAATTAGCTTTTATTTGGAAAACGGATGAACTAATAATTCGCGAATTGAGAAAATCGCACGGTGTTCGCCCGGTTTATAAAACAGTTGATACATGCGCGGCTGAATTTGAGTCAGAAACGCCCTATTTCTATTCGACGTACGAAATAGAAACTGAAAATATCGATTCCGGAAAACGAAAGATCATTATTTTGGGAGGGGGGCCCAATCGAATCGGCCAAGGAATAGAATTTGATTATTGCTGTGTGCATGGCGTTTATGCTCTGCAGGAAGAGGGTTTTGAGGTGATCATGATCAACTGTAATCCCGAAACTGTGAGTACGGACTACGATACATCCGACCGGCTGTTTTTTGAACCGCTTACATTCGAAGATGTGATGAATATCATCGAGGCTGAAAAACCTGAAGGTGTGATCGTTCAATTCGGCGGACAGACACCTTTGAAATTGGCGATCCCACTCATGAAAGCCGACGTAAAAATACTTGGGACGTCTCCGGAAAATATCGATGCGGCGGAGGACAGAAAAAAATTCGGTGCTTTACTTGAACGCCTGAAAATCCAATGTCCCGCATACGGTACGGTATCATCATTTGCAGAAGCGCGCGATATTGCAACCCGGATCGGCTATCCAGTTCTCGTCAGACCTTCGTATGTTTTGGGTGGACGGGCGATGGAAATCGTCTACGACGAAGAAGCGCTCGAACGCTACATGGTACATGCAATTAACGTATCGCCCGAACATCCGATATTGGTGGATAAATTTCTCGTGGATGCGGTCGAGTTTGACGTCGATGCATTGTGCGACGGTAAAGATGTTTTTATCGGCGGCGTGATGCAGCATATCGAAGAAGCCGGTATTCATTCGGGCGACAGTTCATGCGTATTGCCGCCTTATTCGGCGTCGCAAGACGTTGTCGATAAATTGCGTCAATTTACACGGCAACTTGCCAAAGAATTGAACGTGATCGGTCTAATTAACATTCAGTATGCTGTACAAAATGGCGACGTATATGTATTGGAGGTTAACCCTCGTGCATCACGTACAGTGCCGTTTGTCAGCAAAGCTATCGGTGTTCCGCTTGCTAAGATGGCAGCAAAAATCATGGTCGGGAAAACATTAAAAGAGCTTGGCCTTTCGAAGGAAATTGTTCCGGCTTATACATCTGTAAAAGACCCGGTTTTTCCTTTTAGTAAATTTCCGGGCATCCGAATGTATCTTGGGCCGGAAATGCGCTCGACCGGAGAAGTGATGGGTATTGCCGATACTTTTCCTAAAGCTTTGGCTAAAGCACATCTTGCAGCGGGTATGCAAATGCCGACAAGCGGAGGGGTTTTTATTACCGTCAATGACCGGGATAAATCGAAAATTGTCCCTATTGCCAAAGATCTGCAAAATCTTGGATTTGTTATCTACGCCACGGATGGGACTTCTAAAATTTTGAATGACAATGGTATTGACACAAAACACGTTTTTAAATTACAGGAAGGCCGCCCGCACGTTATTGACCGGATCAAAAACAAAGAAATTCAAATCGTTATCAATACTCCGACCGGTAAAGCTGCAAAACTTGACGAACGTTATATCGGGGAAGCGGCGATGCTGTATAAAATTCCGATGATCACTACAATCCCGGGAGCCATCGGTTTGGTGAAAGGCATTCGGGCCATTGCCGAAGAAAAACTCTCGGTAACCAGTATTCAAGAATATCATACTAACCTCAGTTAA